From Bernardetia sp.:
GTAAAATAAATAGCTCCATTGCTTTCAAAAATAGAACCTATTGCTCCTTGTAAATAAAGACGTAGCTCTCTTAGGGGTCTGAACTGCTCATCTTGATAATAAAAAACACCGTTTGCACTCGTTCCTACCCAAATAACTCCACTTTCATCTTCATAGATAGTTTCTATATTATACTCATTTAAAATAGAAAACTCCAAAGGAGAAACAAACTGGTTGCCTTCATACTTCAAAAGACCTCTCTGTGTACCCACCCAAACATTGCCTTTCGAATCAGCCAAAAGAGAACGTATGGCGTGAGAACGAATGATAGGAGTATTTCTGACAGTATAATTATTAAACCTTGCACCATCAAAACGAGCAAGTCCGTCGTGTGTAGCAATCCAAATATATCCTTTTTGGTCTTGAATAATATCTATGATAGCATTAGAAGGCAGTCCTTTTTCTGTTGTCCAAGTTCTGAAAATATATTGTGAAAGTGTTTTCTTTGTGTCCAAATTAACTGTCTTTTGAGCATACAAAAAATGAGGAGACAGTAGCAAAAAAAATAAGCAAAGAAAGCCTGCTTTATGAACCGAATTCATAATTAAGTTAAAGAAAGAAGATGATGGAAGATATATTCTCACTTATTTTTTTGCTTTCTAAGTGTTACATTGGCTTTTTGTAAAAATTGAAGTACGACAAATTTTTTCAATTATAAAAATTCTTACAAAGCTCGTTTTAGATAAACATAGACGAACTGTATTTAGTTAGCAACTCAAGCATTATTCATTTATTTCCCTCTATTAAATGCCATTTTTCAAATCTATTTTTCAAGCCTTTCAAAAATATGCTCGCAGTATCGGTATGGTAATTTTGTCAGCTATGTTGCCCATTTTGTCAAGTACAGGAATTACGGTATTGCTTTTGTATTTTGAAAATGAGCTTCTATTGTGGAGTTTTTGGCAATGGCTACTTCTATATTTGGGAGTCAGTTTGCTGATGGGTTTTGCACTAATGCCAACAACATTAATGGCATTTCTGACAGGATATTTTTTAGGATTGGAAGCCACACCTCTAATGGTAGTTTCTTATTTGATAGCTGCCTATATAGGTTATAATTTGGGATTGTTTTTAGAAGGAAAAAATCTTCATAAAAATCTTTTAGAAAAACCTAAAGTACATCGTTTTCTAAGCTCTTTAAAAGAAAAGAGCTGGCGACTTATTATCTTAGTTCGGCTTTCGCCTGTGCTTCCATTTGCAGTAACGAATTTAGTATTTTCAACTATTCGTTTTCCAATGAAGACGTTTCTAATAGGTTCTTTACTAGGAATGCTGCCCAGAACGCTATTTGCTATCTACATAGGAACAAAAGCCAAAACGCTAAGAAGCCTACTAGAAAACAAAGACACAGTAGATTTTCCTTATTCTGAAATAATAGTTATTTTACTTACTATCATTACAGTTTTTGGAGTTGGTAGAATGGTCAGAAATTCTCTAAAAGTGGCAAATGAGAGTGAGAATTTGTAAATGGAATTTTGTTGTTGTTAGCCAAACATTTTAACTAAAAATAGAGTAATAATTGTAAGAAATAAACAAAGACTCTAAGGATTTTGAAAATGCTTAGGGTCTGAATAAAATAAAAAAATATGCCTAAAATAACACCTGTGGTAAAAATACTGCTCATTTTAAATATTGGTATTTATGCCCTACAATATTTTATTTTTGGAGGAGACAATCCTCTTCAAACTGACCAAGTAACAGAACTTTTGGGACTTCGATATTTTGGTGCAGAAACGTTTGCTCCGTATCAGATTTTTACACACATGTTTTTGCATGGCAGTTGGTGGCATCTTTTGGGAAATATGTATGCTCTTTTTATTTTTGGACCTCCGTTAGAAACTTATTTTAACTCAAAGAAATTTCTTGCTCTATATCTTATTGCAGGTTTGGGCGCAGCTGTTCTTCATGTAGGTGTTAGTGCTTGGGAAGTAAATGATTTGGAAGCTAGGATTATAGAATACAAACAACATCCTACTCCTGCTGAATTTAATGCTCTGATGATAGAAGAGAGTGCTTATGATAGATTTGAAGGTTTGAGGGGGTTTGCAACCAACTTTGAAGAAAACCCTACTAACTCAGCTATGATAGAAAAGTCAAAAACCTACTGGGCAGATGGCATCCTTTATATCAAAAAAAATATTCCAACTGTAGGGGCATCTGGAGCAGTATTCGGAATTTTGGCAGCTTTCGGAATTATTTTCGCTAATATGAAATTGGTTTTACTCTTTCCTCCTATTCCCATAAAAGCTAAGTATTTTGTTTTTGGGTATGCTCTCTATGAAGTATATGCGATTTGGCAAGCTAACCCAACAGATAACGTAGCTCACTTTGCACATATCGGAGGATTTATTTTCGGAATTATTTTGGTTAAATTGTGGGGAAAAGGAAATAAACCAATGCAATGGAATTGACTTTGTCGTTGCTAGAGATACCAACAACGGCGAGAAATTAATTTTAGTGATTAATTGTGAATTAAAGATATAAATTATGGATTTTTCAGAACGAATAAAATACGAATGGAACAAGTCAGATAATACGCTGATGAGAGTTATTATGATAAATGTAGCTGTTTATCTGCTCTTAGCTACCGTAATTATTATAGCGAAATTTGGTGGTGTTCCTATCTTGGGAGATATTACAGCTAAAGTCTTTTTTCTTCCTGCTGATATTTCAGACCTTGCTTTTCGTCCTTGGACGCTACTTACTTATGGGTTTGCACATTCCATAGGAGATATTTTTCATATTGTTTTTAATATGCTTGTTCTCTTTTGGTTCGGACAAATTGTAGTTTCTGAAATTGGCTCAAATCGCTTTTTAGGCTTGTACATTTGGGGAATTTTGGCTGGTGCTGTAGCCTTTTTATTGCTTTTCAATTTTGTTCCTTACTTTACAGATTTAAAAAATGGTACTGTACTTATTGGCGCATCTGCAGGAGTGTATGCTGTGGTGGTAGCTGCTGGAACACTACTTCCAAATGTAAAAATGAATTTATTTTTATTAGGAGAAGTTAGTTTGAAATGGATTGCAATGGGTTATATTATTTTATCTTTTGTTTCCTTAGCAGGTGGAAATGCAGGTGGAAATATGGCACACTTGGGAGGCGCATTGATAGGCTATTTGTTTATAGTTCAATACAGAAAAGGAAATGACTGGAGCAAACCGATTGTAGGAGTTACCTCGTTTTTTGCAAATCTCTTTAAAAGAAAACCTAAAATGAAAGCCTACAAAGGTGGAGCAAGCTCATATAAAGCAGATGATTCGAACCGTCAGAAACAAGCTAGAGCCAAAAAATCAACCGAAGAACAAAATCAGATTGATGAAATTTTAGATAAAATTTCAGCTTCTGGATATGAGTCACTTACGCAGAAAGAAAAACAAATACTTTTTCAAGCAAGTAAAAAATAACCTTAAATTTAGCTCAAGCATAATCTGTTTGAGCTATTTTTTTAGTAAATTGGTAGGCGTGCATAATAAATAATAGTTTCATTACATAACTAATCACTAACAATTTATAATTATCTAGCTATGGAAGATACAAAAGAAACAAAGCAGAAATTTTTCACAGAAAATAAAAACCACGACCAGTTAATAGCACTTTACAATCAGTTCAATGCTTTTGCAAAAGACAATGGTATGTCGTTGGTAGTAGATGAAATAGGACACGCTGTTTCGGAAATGAAGATTGTAGAAAAACACCAAAGTGCACCTGGACACTGTCATGGGGGAGTAATTGCTGGACTGATGGATGCTACGCTTGGAGCTTCTGCGTTGAGTTATGCATTTGCCAATGGGAAACTATGTGCCACGGTGGAGTTTAAAATCAATTACTTTCTGCCTGTAAAGTTGCACGATGAAATTGTTGCAGAAGCGAACTTAGAACATACAGGAAAACGCCTTGTCCATACAGTTTGTGATATAAAAAATAAAAAAACAGGGAAAATAGTTGCTAAAGGCATAGGAACATTCAACCTTTATCCAATGAACAAGCAAACGTTTGAATAAAAGAGTAAGGACAATGCCTGCATTGTCCTTACAAGTTTCTCTTTACACTTCTTGAGCAGTATTTGTTTTCTTTTTGAAACGATTCGCTACTTTCAAATCTTTCATTCCGTTAGACCAATCGTAGAAACCACTACCCGATTTTGCGCCTTTGTGTCCTGCATTTACCATATTTACTAAAAGAGGACAAGGAGCATATTTTGGATTTCCGAAGCCTTCAAACAATACTTCCAAGATAGAATGACAAACATCCAAACCGATAAAGTCTGCGAGTTGTAATGGACCCATTGGGTGAGACATTCCTAATTTCATTACCGTATCAATCTCTTCTACACCAGCTACACCTTCATAAAGTGAGTAAATAGCTTCATTTATCATCGGCATCAAGATACGATTTGCTACAAAACCTGGATAATCACTTACCTCTACTGGAATTTTGCCTAAGTTTTTAGACATTTCCATGATTCTCTTTGTAATTTCATCAGAAGTAGAATATCCACGAATTACCTCTACCAATTTCATTACAGGCACTGGATTCATGAAGTGCATTCCAATTACTTTTTCTGGACGTTCGGTTGCGCCAGCTATACGAGTAATAGAGATAGAAGATGTATTTGTTGCCAAAATTGTTTTTTCATCACAAACTTTATCTAAGTTTTCAAAAATCTTGAGCTTGATTTCCATATTTTCAGTAGCTGCCTCTACTACCAAATCCACTCCTTTTACACCTTCTTCAAGGCTTGTATAAGTTGTGATTCTTTTAAGAGTAGCTATTTTTTCATCTTCTGACAGAACTCCTTTTTTTACTTGACGGTCAAGATTTTTTCTGATGGTATTTAAACCTTTTGTAAGTGAGCTTTCAGAAATATCGATAAGAGCTACTTCGTGATTATTTTGAGCGAAAACGTGAGCAATTCCGTTTCCCATTGTTCCTGCTCCAATAACTGCAATATTTTTCATACTTTATAAAGTTTGTTTTAGTTCTTTTAATTAATCGTTGATGAATATTGTTTTTACAAAGATAACTCTTAAAGTTTAAATTTAAGAATTTGGTAATATTGCCATCAAAAAACCTATCTTTTTGCCCTATTTTCTATTAATTTAAAGGTCTTAAAACAACAACTTGACAGGGAAGAAAATACTTGAAAGAAAATAGAAATCTGTTTAAATAAAGATTATTTAAAACTTCATTTGGAATTATTCCGTTAAGAATTTATTATACATCAATAAAAATTTTCATCAAAAAATTATCAATCACAACAAAATTATGAGTCAAGCTAAAGTTCAAGCTGAAGGTATCGTTCAGAAACACGTTTTATGGTCTATGGGAATGGGAGCAATTCCAATTCCGATTTTAGATACGATTGCTGTTTCGGCAATGCAATACGAAATGTTAAAGCAAGTTTCGAATCTTTATGGTTTTGAGATGAGCGAAAATATGGGTAAATCTCTGATTTCAATGATTGCAGGAGGCACACTTGTTCGTATGGGAGCATCGGCTGTCAAAACCATTCCAATTATAGGTTCATTTTTAGGAGGTGGCGCAATGGTAGTTTTATCTGGGGCTTCTACGTATGCTATCGGAAGTGTTTTTATTCAACACTTTGAATCTGGAGGAGATTTGTTTGATATTGATACTGAAAAGTTTAAGAATTTCTACAAAGAAAAGTTTGAGCAGGGCAAAGAATATGCTTCTGAGATGAGAGAAAAAGCCAAAAACTCAATGGGTGGTGATGATGAAAAAGTCAAAACAGATTTAGGCAAAAAAGATGAGCCTGTGATGGAGAAAGACCCTAATGCTCCTAAAGATGGAAAATACGAACATCAGTTTCAAAATAAATCTGGTGAAAATCAGAAACCATCAGAGCCAGTAGAAACAAAAGAAGACGAAGAAGAAAAGGCTCTCAAAGAAGCCAAAATTGCTGAACTCAATGACTTAAAATCGAAGGGAATCCTTACAGAAGAAGAGTATGAGCGTATGAAGAAAAAGATTATGGGGTAGTATTTAGAAAAATTATCTTTTCTTTAACCCTAAAAGTTTTTGAAGACTTTTAGGGTTTTTATTTTAGTCCTAAGCCCAAACTTTCGTTACTTCCATACAATTCTGACAAATATCTATTTCTTTGCTAGATTGTAATAATAAATTTCCAAAAGCTGAGTAAGTTTCGTACTGCCAAATTTCATTAAAGCTATATTTTTTCTAAACCTCCACTTGCTACATCCTAGTTGCCAAAAAATAAATTAAAAACACATACTCTAGCTTATTTATAAACAAGTTAGTACAATTTGAAAGCCTCTGGCTGATGTTATAAAGTGATGAGGTAAGAATAGAATAACAAAATAAAGTATTGTCTTTTTACACTCGTTTAATAAAACTCTTCCTTTATGTATTTCTTTGTGTTGTTCGTATAAAATCGTAGATAGCCTATATTCTACTTTTCTACCTTTGAATTAGACAAACCTAAGATATTTTGTCTAATTCTTTTTTTTTTACAAAACTTAGTACAATGAAAACATTAAAAAATTTCAAGAAATTTGCCATTAATAATAAGCAAGCATCTATTATTTCAGGAGGAAGTATACCTTTAGATGGAGGTGGTAATGATGGAGGTGGCTCTGGAGGTGGTTCTGGCAGCAATGGCACTACAGCATTATATTGTTGTGGAGGAGAACCAGGAGGAGTATGTGATACTGCATTGAACGTTGCAATTACATTATGTAGAATAAATGGTTTGCAACCACCAACTCGTGTAAGATAAATATCACTTTGATATATACAAAGTTTAACACAAGTGCAATATAGAATTTTGAGCTTGTGTTAAACTCTTTGGTATTGAGCTTAAATATCTTTGAAGAAAACTCTTTAACATTATGACACTATTTCAGAAACCATTCTAAGCCCAAACCTTCGTTCCTTCTGTACAATTCTGACAAATATCTATTTCTTTTCTGGATTGCAGTAATGAATTTCTAAAAGCTGAATAAGTTTCATTTTGCCAAATTTCAGTAAAAGAATAGGTTGATAAATCTCCCAAATGATGTGTTGCATCTTTATCGAAACAGCAAGGAACTACCTTTCCATCCCACGTAACCACACACGAATGCCACATTTTCCAACAGCTATTTTCTAAATCATTTTTCAGAATTACTTTATCACTTTGCTTTTCATAGCGACTATATTTTCCATTTTCTGGAATAAAATCTGTCTGATTTTCATAATCATAAATTTGAGCCGTTTTGATGGCTACTTTATCAATTCCTAGTTCTTTTCCGATAGATTTAATTTTTTCAATTTCGTGTTCATTATGCTTGAAGACAATGAATTGAAGCATAATAAAAGGTGTTTTGCTCTTATGTTTTTTCTTGTATTTAACTACATTTTCAATGCCCTTCCATACTTTATCGATATTTCCTCCAATTCTATATTTTTGATAGGTTTCCTGTTCTGCCCCATCTAAGGAAATAATGAGTCTAGAGAGTCCAGACAAAACTGTTTTTTCTGCAATTTCCTCTGTCAAATAATGGGCATTGGTAGAAGTAGCCGTATAAATATTTTTCTGATGGGCAAGTTTTACCCAATCCAAAAAATGCTTATTGATATACGGTTCTCCTTGGAAATAAAAAATCAGATAAGTCAGATAAGGAGAAACTTCATTTAGCAATTTTTTGAACGTTTCATCCTGTGCATTTCCAGTAGGGCGAGAAAACTGTCGAAGTCCAGATGGACAATGAGGGCAGCGCAAATTACAGGTGGTAGTAGGCTCAAAGGCAATACTTATCGGAAATCCTTTTTGGTAGTTCTTCTTAGTAATTTTGGAAACATAATAACTTACCAAAAGCAAAACACCGTTCCAAAATCGTTTGAAAGTAAGTGTTTTGAGATAAATTATTCCATCTGTAATTTGGCTTTTGTTCATTCACTATTTATTTCATCAAAATACGTATAGGCGAATCTGTATTTACAATACTTTCTAGTTCCTGCCAAGTAAAGAAAAATACAGGGGAAGGCATTACGTGTGGAGTAATTTCGCCTCTATTATATGAAAATTCAATTCCTTTTTCAATAATAGCAAAGTTTTCTGTGGGACTGATTTCTTCTACAAAAAAGCCATAATCTTCTAATGAATTTACACCTTCTTTTTTAGCAATTTCAGAGGCTTTTTCTAACATTTTATCTTTGAGCTTAGTCTGGCTATTTTCATCAAAAATATCAGAAAGTTTGATTTGCTTACTATTTTTTAAATCTAAATTGATAAATGAAGTTGTATAATAAGGATGCGCTCCACCTCCATACTCATCCAAATAAAATGCAATGGTTGTAAAATAATTATCATTAAAAATTACTGATACTTGTAAATCCCTATACCATTCGGCAGACATCCCTATTACCTCTTCCGAGTTCATCTCTATATAGCCTTCAAGATAGTTTTTTTTCTTTTTGGCTAAGGCTTGTTTTGCATCGCCCGAATAATCTTGTTTTTTCTGTAAGACAGCTTGAATTGTCTCTAGGTTTGTTTGACTTGGAACTTCTGTAACTACCAAAATCTGCTCTTTGAAAGATGCTGCTGGCGAGCCTTCCTCTCCTGCCACGAGTTCAACCGTTCCACTATCTGAAAAAATTTCAAACTCAATCTTTTTGATTTCATCAGCAACATTTTGTATTTGTTGTGTTTCTTGTATTTGAGTGGTTGTATCGTTTGGAGTTTCTGAATTTGTAGCCGTTTTGCCACAAGAGACAAACAATACTAACATAAAAAACATGAAGAAATAGCTATTTTTTTTCATAAGTAGTACGATTGATGAGACTTTTGAATATGAAGACAGTAAGCAAATTCTATCTTGCCAAAAATATTTTTTATTGTTAGGGAACAGGCATACCTGTTCCTGACAGATGTTTAAAATAAAATATTTTTTTCTGCATCCCAAAATACTAAAAATCCTTCGTAATTTATTGCATTAGAGAATGTACTGGAGAATCTGTCTTTACAAGGTCTTTGAGTTCTTCCCAAGTAAATAAAAATGAGGGCATTCCTGCTGCATACGGTGCAATTTCGTAAGGTTGATACACAAATGTTATTCCCTTTGCATTCAATGAAAAATTATCACTAGCTTCTATTTTATCTACCAAATAGCCTGCATCTTGCAACGAAACAGGATTCTCAAAACCAGTATATTCGTATGCCTTTTTTATCATTTTCTTTTCTAGTGTGGCGATAGCTTGTTGGTCAAAAATATCATCTAGCTTGATTTCTTTTCCATTTTTCACATCAATCACAAGATAAGTTTCACCAAACATTCCATGCGCTCCTCCCATATACATATAATTTGAGAAAGCTATGGTAGCAAAATGCTTATCATTAAAAACTACCTCTGCCTTGCTTTCATTTGCCCAGTTAGCAGCATACAAATATTCCTCCTCTGCACCTTGATTTACCTCCAAATACTCTTTAAAGAACGATTTTTTGCTCTCTTCAAGCATTTGTCTAGTAGATTTAATAGGTTGCCCTTTTTCTTGATACGACTGATATTTTTTGAGAATATCTTGAATTTTGGATAGATTACTCCCTTGTGGTACTTGTTTTACCTCAACTATCACACTTGAAAAAGTAGCTTGAGGCGTTTCTTTTCTATTTTTAAATAATTTTATGCTGTCTTTTATAGAAATAAATTCAAAATGAATGCTCTTCGAATAATCTTCAACCAATGAAACAGACAACGTTTTAGTTTTGTCTTTGTTCTGCCAATTTCCCACAAACGTATTGTGGCTTATTTTTCCTACAATAAACTCTATTTTTTCGCCTTCATTGTCCATTGAAAAAAGTTCTATTTCGCCTTTATCATTTACTTTGCCTTGCAAATTTATTGGAATATTATATTTTTTATAATAGTAACTACCAGAATATTCTCTTCCATCTTGAATCAAATCCATTACGATGGGCAAGTTTCCATTTATTGTTCCTGTAAAATGGCAATAATCTGTTGTTTGTGGCTTTTGAGCATAAATAGAAGAAAAGAACAACGAATAAAAAACGAAAGTAAAAAATACAGATAGTAAGTGAGGAAACTTCCTTGTTTTCATAGTTAGGGTTGAAAATAATATGTTTTGGAAAGACAGTTTTAGTTGTAATAGAAAAAGTTTGTTTGCAGCTCATTACTATACTTTACAAACTTTTTTTTATTTAGGCTATAAAATTAGGCATAAAATAAATGTTTTGATACTGCAAATACATAAAAAATAGAAAAAATCACACCAAAACAAATCTTTTATAAGTTGAGTTAAATAACTATAAAATAATATCTAACAAAAATTTTATCATTATGGCAAGTACATTTATAATCGTTTATAAAAATGGCGAAACAAAAGACTTAGAGGCTCAAAATAAAGCAGATTTAATCGCAGAGTATTTTGAGGGAAGCAAAGAAAAATTTGAAAATGAAGTAAAGCTATTACGTTGGCAACAAGGAACAGTCAGCTATACTGAAGATGTAGAACATGGAAAAATAGATGAACATATTGCTTCTGCAGACACTAACCCTTATGGTTGGAGAAATGAAGTTGAAGAAGTAGGAAAACCTGTAGAGATAGAAGAAAAAATCAATGAAGATTTGCCTTACTCAACAGATAAGTTATAATTTCTGTATTTTTTCTATCGAAGAGCATATATTTTGAAGGCTCAACTACTCAAAAGTAATTTTGAATTAGTACCTTTGTAGCACTTTTAAAAAAATCTAGTTTTACTTGAAAAACAAAGATTATAAAAATTTATTTTCTATAATTTTTCCTCAAAAATATCTATGGTGCATACAGCAAACCTTTCTACTGACCGTATTTCTGAACTTTTAGGTCAAGATTCTGAAACACTTCTCAATTTTTCTACACCTGCTATTTCAAAAGAACGTTTGCACGTTCCTAGTCCAGATTTTGTAGATAAAATCTTTGCTAACTCAAACCGTAATCCACAAGTATTGCGTAGCTTAGGTCAGCTTTATGGCTCTGGTCGTTTGGCAGGCACAGGGTATGTTTCTATTCTTCCTGTTGACCAAGGTATCGAACACACAGGAGGCGCATCTTTTGCACCTAACCCAGATTATTTTGACCCAGAAAACATTGTAAAACTAGCGATTGAAGGAGGTTGTAATGCTGTTGCAACAACGTATGGAAACCTTGCTTTGATGTCAAGAAAATATGCTCACAAAATTCCTTTTATCGTAAAGATTAATCATAACGAACTTCTTACATATCCAAATAAGTTTGACCAAGTGATGTTTGGTTCAGTAGAAGAAGCGTGGAACTTAGGCGCAGTAGCTGTAGGAGCAACTATCTACTTTGGTTCGGAAGAATCTACACGTCAAATTCAAGAAGTAGCTGCAGCCTTTGAAAGAGCACACGAACTAGGGATGGCAACTATTCTTTGGTGTTATGCTCGTAATAGTTCATTCAAGAAAGACGGAACAGATTACCACGTAGCTGCTGACCTTACAGGGCAAGCAAACCATATCGGTGTAACTATCCAAGCAGACATTATTAAGCAAAAACTTCCTGAAAACAACGGAGCTTTTAATAATATTAGCTTTGCAAAAACTCATAAGAAAGTATATTCAGACCTTTCTTCTGAAAATCCTATCGACCTTTGTCGTTATCAAGTAGCTAACTGTTATATGGGCAGAATTGGTCTTATCAACTCTGGTGGTGCTTCTTCTGGAGCTTCTGATATGGCTGAAGCAGTTAAAACGGCTGTTATCAATAAGCGTGCTGGTGGTGCAGGTCTTATTTCTGGACGTAAGGCATTCCAAAAACCTTTAAACGAAGGTGTAGAACTTTTACACTCTATTCAAGATGTTTATTTGAACAACGAAATTACGATTGCGTAATTTTTGAAATTTCTGATATAAAAAAACGGCTTTGTTCTTAGAAAGAAGTCGTTTTTTTTATGATTTTTGATGAGTTGTAAGCTATTTATACCCAAAAACAACTATTTTGCTCTTTTTGTCGGTCTGCTCTACGAGGCTGACCTTATTCTAATGATGCGATTTTTAGGTGTAGTTTAGTTTTTATTTTGGTTCGAAAACAATAATTTCAATATTTTCTAGTTCCTTTAGATACTTTTCTAGTAATAATTTTACATCTTCCCAATCTAGTCCTCCTAAACCACATCCCAAAGCAGGAATGGCTATGCTTCCAAAATTATTTTCATTTATAATCTTAACCAAATCCTTCAAACCTTCTTCTACATACTCTATTTTTGAAGCACTACGCCAATGTTTTTTAGTAGGAAAATTAATTATAAACTTCTTTCTTTCTAAACTAGATTCATCAACTAAAAGAAGTTTTCCAACATCAATCGTTTTGTTCTGACATGCTTCTTTATAGACCTTATAATTGTAAGGAAATTTTTGTTTGAACTGCAAAGCCAAGCCTTT
This genomic window contains:
- a CDS encoding TVP38/TMEM64 family protein, whose amino-acid sequence is MPFFKSIFQAFQKYARSIGMVILSAMLPILSSTGITVLLLYFENELLLWSFWQWLLLYLGVSLLMGFALMPTTLMAFLTGYFLGLEATPLMVVSYLIAAYIGYNLGLFLEGKNLHKNLLEKPKVHRFLSSLKEKSWRLIILVRLSPVLPFAVTNLVFSTIRFPMKTFLIGSLLGMLPRTLFAIYIGTKAKTLRSLLENKDTVDFPYSEIIVILLTIITVFGVGRMVRNSLKVANESENL
- a CDS encoding rhomboid family intramembrane serine protease → MPKITPVVKILLILNIGIYALQYFIFGGDNPLQTDQVTELLGLRYFGAETFAPYQIFTHMFLHGSWWHLLGNMYALFIFGPPLETYFNSKKFLALYLIAGLGAAVLHVGVSAWEVNDLEARIIEYKQHPTPAEFNALMIEESAYDRFEGLRGFATNFEENPTNSAMIEKSKTYWADGILYIKKNIPTVGASGAVFGILAAFGIIFANMKLVLLFPPIPIKAKYFVFGYALYEVYAIWQANPTDNVAHFAHIGGFIFGIILVKLWGKGNKPMQWN
- a CDS encoding rhomboid family intramembrane serine protease, translating into MDFSERIKYEWNKSDNTLMRVIMINVAVYLLLATVIIIAKFGGVPILGDITAKVFFLPADISDLAFRPWTLLTYGFAHSIGDIFHIVFNMLVLFWFGQIVVSEIGSNRFLGLYIWGILAGAVAFLLLFNFVPYFTDLKNGTVLIGASAGVYAVVVAAGTLLPNVKMNLFLLGEVSLKWIAMGYIILSFVSLAGGNAGGNMAHLGGALIGYLFIVQYRKGNDWSKPIVGVTSFFANLFKRKPKMKAYKGGASSYKADDSNRQKQARAKKSTEEQNQIDEILDKISASGYESLTQKEKQILFQASKK
- a CDS encoding PaaI family thioesterase, whose product is MEDTKETKQKFFTENKNHDQLIALYNQFNAFAKDNGMSLVVDEIGHAVSEMKIVEKHQSAPGHCHGGVIAGLMDATLGASALSYAFANGKLCATVEFKINYFLPVKLHDEIVAEANLEHTGKRLVHTVCDIKNKKTGKIVAKGIGTFNLYPMNKQTFE
- a CDS encoding 3-hydroxyacyl-CoA dehydrogenase family protein gives rise to the protein MKNIAVIGAGTMGNGIAHVFAQNNHEVALIDISESSLTKGLNTIRKNLDRQVKKGVLSEDEKIATLKRITTYTSLEEGVKGVDLVVEAATENMEIKLKIFENLDKVCDEKTILATNTSSISITRIAGATERPEKVIGMHFMNPVPVMKLVEVIRGYSTSDEITKRIMEMSKNLGKIPVEVSDYPGFVANRILMPMINEAIYSLYEGVAGVEEIDTVMKLGMSHPMGPLQLADFIGLDVCHSILEVLFEGFGNPKYAPCPLLVNMVNAGHKGAKSGSGFYDWSNGMKDLKVANRFKKKTNTAQEV
- a CDS encoding DUF697 domain-containing protein, which gives rise to MSQAKVQAEGIVQKHVLWSMGMGAIPIPILDTIAVSAMQYEMLKQVSNLYGFEMSENMGKSLISMIAGGTLVRMGASAVKTIPIIGSFLGGGAMVVLSGASTYAIGSVFIQHFESGGDLFDIDTEKFKNFYKEKFEQGKEYASEMREKAKNSMGGDDEKVKTDLGKKDEPVMEKDPNAPKDGKYEHQFQNKSGENQKPSEPVETKEDEEEKALKEAKIAELNDLKSKGILTEEEYERMKKKIMG
- a CDS encoding radical SAM/SPASM domain-containing protein; translated protein: MNKSQITDGIIYLKTLTFKRFWNGVLLLVSYYVSKITKKNYQKGFPISIAFEPTTTCNLRCPHCPSGLRQFSRPTGNAQDETFKKLLNEVSPYLTYLIFYFQGEPYINKHFLDWVKLAHQKNIYTATSTNAHYLTEEIAEKTVLSGLSRLIISLDGAEQETYQKYRIGGNIDKVWKGIENVVKYKKKHKSKTPFIMLQFIVFKHNEHEIEKIKSIGKELGIDKVAIKTAQIYDYENQTDFIPENGKYSRYEKQSDKVILKNDLENSCWKMWHSCVVTWDGKVVPCCFDKDATHHLGDLSTYSFTEIWQNETYSAFRNSLLQSRKEIDICQNCTEGTKVWA
- a CDS encoding RsiV family protein produces the protein MKKNSYFFMFFMLVLFVSCGKTATNSETPNDTTTQIQETQQIQNVADEIKKIEFEIFSDSGTVELVAGEEGSPAASFKEQILVVTEVPSQTNLETIQAVLQKKQDYSGDAKQALAKKKKNYLEGYIEMNSEEVIGMSAEWYRDLQVSVIFNDNYFTTIAFYLDEYGGGAHPYYTTSFINLDLKNSKQIKLSDIFDENSQTKLKDKMLEKASEIAKKEGVNSLEDYGFFVEEISPTENFAIIEKGIEFSYNRGEITPHVMPSPVFFFTWQELESIVNTDSPIRILMK
- a CDS encoding DUF3298 and DUF4163 domain-containing protein; the encoded protein is MKTRKFPHLLSVFFTFVFYSLFFSSIYAQKPQTTDYCHFTGTINGNLPIVMDLIQDGREYSGSYYYKKYNIPINLQGKVNDKGEIELFSMDNEGEKIEFIVGKISHNTFVGNWQNKDKTKTLSVSLVEDYSKSIHFEFISIKDSIKLFKNRKETPQATFSSVIVEVKQVPQGSNLSKIQDILKKYQSYQEKGQPIKSTRQMLEESKKSFFKEYLEVNQGAEEEYLYAANWANESKAEVVFNDKHFATIAFSNYMYMGGAHGMFGETYLVIDVKNGKEIKLDDIFDQQAIATLEKKMIKKAYEYTGFENPVSLQDAGYLVDKIEASDNFSLNAKGITFVYQPYEIAPYAAGMPSFLFTWEELKDLVKTDSPVHSLMQ
- a CDS encoding class I fructose-bisphosphate aldolase, whose product is MVHTANLSTDRISELLGQDSETLLNFSTPAISKERLHVPSPDFVDKIFANSNRNPQVLRSLGQLYGSGRLAGTGYVSILPVDQGIEHTGGASFAPNPDYFDPENIVKLAIEGGCNAVATTYGNLALMSRKYAHKIPFIVKINHNELLTYPNKFDQVMFGSVEEAWNLGAVAVGATIYFGSEESTRQIQEVAAAFERAHELGMATILWCYARNSSFKKDGTDYHVAADLTGQANHIGVTIQADIIKQKLPENNGAFNNISFAKTHKKVYSDLSSENPIDLCRYQVANCYMGRIGLINSGGASSGASDMAEAVKTAVINKRAGGAGLISGRKAFQKPLNEGVELLHSIQDVYLNNEITIA